One segment of Castanea sativa cultivar Marrone di Chiusa Pesio chromosome 3, ASM4071231v1 DNA contains the following:
- the LOC142628324 gene encoding 1-aminocyclopropane-1-carboxylate oxidase homolog 4-like → MASTTVTASVLFQIGAGRRHRHVMTPRAPVSHRLHSTTVMSSSESYDRANEVKRFDESKVGVKGLVDSGITTIPSFFVHPPETLSDLKPGTRPEIIPVIDLSGVDSGSNRRSDIVDEIRRAASTFGFFQIVNHGVPLEVLDGTMTSMKGFHEQPTEIKSRVYRRDIGTGVSYMSNVDLYHSKAASWRDTIQIRLGPKLADLDEIPEICRNEVIEWDREMKQLGERLMGLLCEGLGVENGRLKDMTCLEGRVMVAHYYPCCPQPDLTVGLAYHTDPGVLTVVQQDHVGGLQVKYSGGWLDVKPIPGALVINIGDMLQIISNEEYKSAEHRVLANAYHEPRVSMAVFLNPGNREDVYGPLPELISPEKPAIYRQFTLTDFMTRFFKKELDCKSLTNYYKI, encoded by the exons ATGGCTTCTACTACTGTCACTGCCTCGGTTTTGTTCCAAATCGGAGCTGGACGGCGCCACCGCCACGTGATGACGCCACGTGCCCCCGTGTCCCACCGGCTCCACAGCACAACCGTCATGAGTAGCTCCGAAAGCTACGACAGAGCCAACGAGGTGAAACGGTTCGACGAATCCAAGGTCGGAGTGAAAGGCCTTGTCGACTCTGGCATCACCACCATCCCTAGTTTCTTCGTTCACCCACCCGAGACCCTATCCGACCTCAAACCCGGTACCCGACCCGAAATCATTCCCGTCATCGACCTCTCTGGAGTGGACTCGGGGAGTAATCGACGGTCGGATATCGTCGATGAGATCAGACGGGCAGCGTCGACTTTTGGGTTTTTCCAGATTGTTAATCATGGTGTGCCTTTGGAGGTTCTGGACGGTACGATGACATCCATGAAGGGCTTCCACGAGCAACCAACGGAGATCAAGTCGCGGGTGTATCGTAGGGACATAGGCACCGGTGTATCTTACATGTCCAACGTGGACTTGTATCATTCTAAAGCCGCCAGTTGGAG GGACACCATCCAAATAAGACTGGGTCCCAAGCTGGCAGACCTTGATGAAATCCCTGAGATATGTAGGAACGAGGTGATTGAGTGGGATCGAGAGATGAAACAGTTGGGAGAGCGTTTGATGGGGCTGCTGTGTGAAGGGCTAGGAGTGGAGAATGGGAGGTTGAAGGACATGACATGTTTGGAAGGGAGAGTGATGGTGGCCCACTACTACCCCTGCTGTCCACAGCCTGATCTAACGGTTGGGCTTGCATATCATACAGATCCAGGCGTGTTGACAGTGGTGCAACAGGACCATGTTGGTGGGTTGCAGGTTAAGTATAGTGGGGGTTGGTTGGATGTAAAACCTATCCCTGGAGCTCTTGTTATTAACATTGGGGATATGCTTCAG ATTATATCGAATGAAGAATACAAAAGTGCAGAGCACCGAGTATTGGCCAATGCTTACCATGAACCAAGAGTCTCAATGGCAGTTTTCCTCAACCCaggaaatagagaggatgtTTATGGACCATTGCCTGAGCTCATATCACCAGAGAAACCTGCAATTTACCGGCAGTTCACATTGACAGACTTCATGACTAGGTTTTTCAAAAAGGAGTTGGACTgcaaatctttgacaaattACTATAAGATTTGA